The following coding sequences lie in one Symbiobacterium terraclitae genomic window:
- a CDS encoding ABC transporter ATP-binding protein has translation MADFREEEALGKVYDAKIMARLLSYARPHWKALLACIAMLGVAVSLDLVQPKLVQLAIDRYLVPGIDDPAAAAGLSRLALWLTLALVASFAVSYGEVLLLQFTGQKIIYAIRKQLFGHLQRLHLQFFDTNPAGRLVTRVTNDTETLNEMYTSVLVNLFRDLFMLVGVAVMMVSTHPKLAAVSLALIPLVAFYTRFFAAKARDAWREVRVRLARINAFVAEHVSGMRIVQLFAREAQTFAEFKRENDEYNRASWRQLMVWAVFRPILDLLANVTIALVLWYGGVQALAGTLTPGVLLLFVTLARRFFEPLMQLAEKFNILQSAMASAERIFMLLDTQPAIVEPANPKPLGRVTGEVEFRNVWFAYNEGEWVLRDVSFRAEPGQTIAFVGHTGAGKSSIINLLMRFYDVQKGQVLVNGVDVREVSTAELRRAVGLVAQDVFLFSGDIASNIRLGNTEISDERIREAARTVGADEFIRELRLGYDEPVAERGATLSAGQRQLLSFARALAFDPPILVLDEATASVDSETEAAIQQALHRLTAGRTTFIVAHRLSTIQHADQIIVLHKGRIHEQGTHEELLARQGLYYKLWRLQFEERLEQKEVSSGTLVPTAHPSA, from the coding sequence ATGGCGGACTTCCGCGAAGAAGAGGCCCTCGGCAAGGTATACGACGCAAAGATCATGGCGCGGCTGCTCAGCTACGCCCGGCCACACTGGAAGGCGCTCCTGGCCTGCATCGCAATGCTGGGCGTGGCGGTAAGCCTCGACCTGGTGCAGCCGAAGCTGGTACAGCTCGCCATCGACCGGTACCTGGTACCCGGCATCGACGATCCCGCCGCGGCCGCGGGGCTCTCCCGCCTGGCGCTCTGGCTCACCCTGGCGCTGGTGGCCAGCTTCGCGGTCTCCTACGGCGAGGTGCTCCTGCTGCAGTTCACCGGCCAGAAGATCATCTACGCGATCCGCAAGCAGCTCTTCGGCCACCTGCAGCGGCTGCACCTCCAGTTCTTCGACACGAACCCCGCGGGGCGGCTGGTCACCCGGGTGACCAACGACACGGAGACGCTGAACGAGATGTACACCAGCGTGCTGGTGAACCTCTTCCGCGACCTGTTTATGCTGGTCGGCGTCGCCGTCATGATGGTCAGCACGCACCCCAAGCTGGCCGCCGTCAGCCTGGCGCTGATTCCCCTGGTCGCCTTCTACACCCGGTTCTTCGCCGCCAAGGCCCGCGACGCGTGGCGGGAGGTGCGGGTGCGCCTCGCGCGCATCAACGCCTTCGTCGCCGAGCACGTCAGCGGCATGCGCATCGTGCAGCTCTTCGCCCGGGAGGCGCAGACCTTTGCCGAGTTCAAGCGGGAGAACGATGAGTACAACCGGGCCTCCTGGCGGCAGTTGATGGTCTGGGCCGTCTTCCGGCCCATCCTCGACCTGCTGGCCAACGTCACGATCGCGCTGGTGCTCTGGTACGGCGGCGTGCAGGCACTGGCCGGCACCCTCACGCCCGGCGTCCTCCTGCTCTTCGTCACCCTCGCCCGCCGCTTCTTCGAGCCGCTGATGCAGCTGGCCGAGAAGTTCAACATCCTGCAGAGCGCCATGGCCTCCGCGGAGCGCATCTTCATGCTGCTGGACACGCAGCCCGCCATCGTGGAGCCGGCCAACCCCAAGCCACTGGGGCGGGTCACCGGCGAGGTGGAGTTCCGGAACGTCTGGTTCGCCTACAACGAGGGCGAATGGGTGCTGAGGGACGTCTCGTTCCGGGCTGAGCCCGGCCAGACCATCGCCTTCGTCGGCCACACCGGGGCAGGCAAGTCCTCCATCATCAACCTGCTGATGCGGTTCTACGACGTGCAGAAGGGCCAGGTGCTCGTCAACGGCGTCGACGTGCGGGAGGTGTCCACCGCCGAGCTCCGCAGGGCCGTCGGCCTTGTGGCGCAGGACGTGTTCCTGTTCAGCGGCGACATCGCCTCCAACATCCGGCTCGGCAACACCGAGATCAGCGACGAGCGCATCCGGGAGGCCGCCCGCACCGTCGGGGCCGACGAGTTCATCCGGGAGCTCCGACTGGGCTACGACGAGCCCGTGGCCGAGCGCGGTGCGACCCTCTCGGCCGGCCAGCGGCAGCTCCTATCCTTCGCCCGTGCCCTCGCCTTCGATCCCCCCATCCTGGTGCTCGACGAGGCCACCGCCTCTGTCGACTCCGAGACCGAGGCCGCGATCCAGCAGGCCCTGCACCGGCTGACGGCGGGCCGCACCACCTTCATCGTGGCCCACCGGCTCTCGACCATCCAGCATGCGGACCAGATCATCGTGCTGCACAAGGGGCGCATCCACGAGCAGGGCACCCACGAGGAGCTGCTCGCCCGACAGGGGCTCTACTACAAGCTCTGGCGGCTCCAGTTCGAGGAGCGCCTGGAGCAGAAGGAGGTCTCGTCCGGCACGCTGGTGCCGACTGCGCACCCGTCGGCGTAG
- the ptsP gene encoding phosphoenolpyruvate--protein phosphotransferase, whose protein sequence is MSERLLRGVGAAAGAVMGPALVYREAQAVPTAAKAGTPAEEQARYEAARRRAAAELEELVQRADDHGREILGAHQLMLQDPEMHDLVAASIQAGKPAEEAVQAAVEQFAGMLEALDDEYLRERAADVRDVGRRLVAALTGRSVGLRLERPAVVIARDLAPTDTIGLDRSLLLGIVTEQGGPTSHTSILARSWGIPAVVAAHGVLEAAADGMTVALDGDSGEVVLDPDAGTRIRYEAAMARAREQAERDRAEASLPGETPDGVRVELAANAGSPDEVALAMEKGAEGVGLLRSEFLFMGRDTAPTEEEQYAAYAAALRNAGGRRVIIRTLDIGGDKDVPYLGLAKEENPFLGVRALRLCFRRPELFRAQLRALLRASVHGRLAIMFPMVGGLADLRRAREALAEARRSLEAEGHPVADNYEVGIMIEIPSAALLADHLAAEVDFFSIGTNDLVQYTLAVDRGNPALAEMYQPYHPAVLRLIDRVVTAAHAAGKWVGVCGEMGGLPAGALLLLGLGVDELSMSPALLARIRRLVRATPFAEARSVAQQSLALGTPEEVLALVEPLVRRGE, encoded by the coding sequence GAGCGGTTGCTGCGAGGGGTAGGAGCAGCCGCCGGCGCCGTGATGGGCCCGGCGCTGGTCTACCGGGAGGCGCAGGCCGTGCCGACCGCGGCGAAGGCCGGCACGCCGGCCGAGGAGCAGGCGCGCTATGAGGCGGCCCGCCGCCGGGCCGCGGCGGAGCTGGAGGAGCTGGTTCAGCGGGCGGACGACCACGGCCGGGAGATCCTGGGCGCCCACCAGCTCATGCTCCAGGATCCGGAGATGCACGACCTGGTGGCGGCGTCCATCCAGGCGGGAAAGCCGGCGGAGGAAGCCGTGCAGGCGGCGGTGGAGCAGTTCGCGGGCATGCTGGAGGCCCTCGACGACGAGTACCTGCGGGAGCGGGCGGCGGACGTGCGCGACGTGGGCCGGCGCCTGGTGGCGGCCCTGACGGGGCGCTCGGTCGGACTCCGGCTGGAGCGGCCGGCCGTGGTGATCGCGCGCGACCTGGCCCCCACGGACACCATCGGGCTGGACCGCTCGCTGCTGCTGGGCATCGTGACGGAGCAGGGCGGGCCCACGTCCCACACCTCCATCCTGGCCCGCTCCTGGGGCATTCCGGCGGTAGTGGCGGCTCACGGCGTGCTCGAGGCCGCCGCCGACGGCATGACGGTCGCCCTGGACGGCGATTCCGGTGAGGTGGTGCTCGATCCGGACGCCGGGACCCGGATCCGCTACGAGGCCGCCATGGCCCGGGCCCGGGAGCAGGCGGAGCGCGACCGGGCCGAGGCGTCGCTCCCCGGCGAGACCCCGGACGGCGTGCGGGTGGAGCTGGCGGCCAATGCCGGATCGCCTGACGAGGTCGCGCTGGCCATGGAGAAGGGCGCCGAGGGCGTGGGGCTGCTGCGGTCGGAGTTCCTGTTCATGGGGCGCGACACCGCCCCCACGGAGGAGGAGCAGTATGCGGCCTACGCCGCCGCGCTGCGCAACGCCGGCGGCCGGCGCGTGATCATCCGCACGCTGGACATCGGCGGCGACAAGGACGTTCCCTACCTGGGACTGGCGAAGGAGGAGAACCCCTTCCTGGGGGTGCGGGCGCTGCGGCTCTGTTTCCGCAGACCCGAGCTGTTCCGGGCACAGCTGCGGGCGCTGCTCCGGGCGTCCGTGCACGGCCGCCTGGCGATCATGTTCCCCATGGTGGGCGGGCTGGCCGACCTGCGCCGGGCCAGGGAGGCGCTGGCGGAGGCGCGCCGCTCGCTGGAGGCCGAGGGCCACCCCGTGGCCGACAACTACGAGGTGGGCATCATGATCGAGATCCCCTCGGCCGCGCTGCTGGCCGACCACCTGGCGGCTGAGGTGGACTTCTTCTCCATCGGCACCAACGACCTGGTGCAGTACACCCTGGCCGTGGACCGGGGCAACCCGGCGCTGGCGGAGATGTACCAGCCCTACCATCCTGCGGTGCTTCGCCTGATCGACCGGGTCGTGACCGCCGCCCACGCCGCCGGCAAGTGGGTGGGCGTCTGCGGCGAGATGGGCGGCCTGCCGGCCGGCGCGCTGCTGCTCCTGGGCCTCGGCGTCGATGAGCTGTCGATGTCGCCGGCGCTGCTGGCCCGCATCCGCCGCCTCGTGCGCGCGACGCCCTTCGCCGAGGCGCGGTCCGTCGCGCAGCAGAGCCTGGCGCTGGGGACGCCGGAGGAGGTCCTGGCGTTGGTGGAGCCGCTGGTGCGGCGCGGCGAGTAG